In one Leptospira yasudae genomic region, the following are encoded:
- a CDS encoding LIC10183 family protein: MIDFANDPTRFGDLVLDSSDDDLLSDGNAVRVVLSEVREMFEMTVGDDIDYPEIYSRQRIALNSTEYADQAARIRDAERILKLHPLVDPRSIDVSLDVESRIVVDFRLKTGESIKGILMK, translated from the coding sequence ATGATCGATTTTGCGAACGATCCGACTCGATTCGGAGATTTGGTTTTGGATTCTTCGGACGATGATTTGTTAAGCGACGGAAACGCCGTAAGAGTCGTTTTATCCGAAGTTAGGGAAATGTTCGAAATGACTGTTGGAGACGATATCGATTATCCAGAAATCTACAGTAGACAAAGAATAGCGCTCAATTCAACGGAGTACGCCGATCAAGCAGCGAGGATTCGCGATGCGGAGAGAATTCTTAAATTGCATCCGTTGGTCGATCCGCGCTCCATCGACGTTTCTCTCGATGTGGAAAGTCGAATCGTAGTTGATTTCCGATTAAAAACCGGAGAGTCGATCAAAGGAATTCTAATGAAATGA
- a CDS encoding baseplate J/gp47 family protein, protein MNLNITKEQVLADHLQSVKASGVFKNHTFSPTSKTFSILRAVSNAVFLFIDTDLVSVQKAIHPHTAEDDALHEHLIRRGMQWKPALPSIIKVRIGSSVQSVVDRQIPQSLIVTTAGNEDQRVRFFLQESLVLPAGVAADAQGKFTIEALVQCTIDGPIGNVVSGSINTIENPPDGIDYVSNIEISPVQQGQYRETRTSVRARLQNAEGVSSKWTPAWYIGEAETFSFVKRAIFKSAKTLKTDGEVKVLLQGTVGPLTSAQLIQVGDHFNSEENDPGGVAHVIVDNISETLINKTVTVKFSSSDTIPSQVVLDQIKDEYFLSLSEGQDFVDAQLKALYQSLPNCIDVEFNPLGNVDVPAGSLANAGPGFQVIGAVYV, encoded by the coding sequence ATGAATTTAAACATAACGAAAGAACAAGTTCTTGCGGATCATCTTCAAAGCGTAAAGGCTTCCGGAGTATTTAAGAATCATACGTTTAGTCCGACTTCGAAAACGTTTTCAATTTTGAGAGCGGTATCGAATGCGGTATTTTTATTCATCGATACCGATCTTGTATCCGTTCAGAAAGCGATTCATCCGCATACCGCGGAAGACGATGCTCTTCACGAACATTTAATCCGAAGGGGAATGCAATGGAAACCCGCGCTTCCATCGATCATTAAAGTGAGAATAGGATCTTCCGTTCAGTCTGTTGTCGATCGGCAAATCCCGCAATCATTGATCGTAACTACTGCGGGCAATGAGGATCAAAGAGTCCGTTTTTTTCTGCAAGAATCCTTGGTATTGCCCGCCGGAGTCGCAGCCGACGCTCAGGGAAAATTTACGATAGAGGCTCTTGTTCAATGTACGATTGATGGTCCGATCGGAAACGTGGTGTCCGGTTCGATCAATACGATTGAAAATCCACCGGATGGTATCGATTATGTTTCGAACATCGAGATCAGTCCCGTTCAACAAGGACAATATCGGGAAACCAGAACTTCCGTAAGAGCTCGTTTGCAAAATGCGGAAGGCGTTTCTTCCAAGTGGACTCCAGCTTGGTATATTGGAGAAGCGGAAACATTCTCCTTCGTAAAACGCGCCATCTTTAAAAGTGCAAAAACATTGAAGACCGACGGAGAAGTGAAAGTTCTTTTACAGGGTACGGTTGGTCCGTTGACAAGCGCGCAGTTGATTCAAGTTGGGGATCATTTCAACTCGGAAGAAAACGATCCGGGAGGGGTGGCCCACGTTATAGTGGATAATATTTCGGAAACCCTGATCAACAAAACGGTTACGGTAAAATTTTCTTCGTCGGATACGATTCCGAGTCAGGTGGTTTTGGATCAGATCAAGGATGAATACTTTCTTTCTCTTTCCGAAGGTCAGGACTTTGTGGATGCCCAGTTAAAGGCTTTGTACCAATCTCTTCCGAATTGTATCGATGTGGAATTTAATCCATTAGGAAACGTTGATGTACCAGCAGGCTCGTTGGCCAACGCGGGCCCGGGATTTCAAGTGATCGGTGCGGTCTATGTCTGA
- a CDS encoding LIC_10190 family membrane protein, with product MLAILISSTLSLYLFISFGTVVEKITKIKIQFTDRIFIGLAVTNTFVSFLSLFFPISGSVLLIFLVFGSIILYFSKERLKSPTNGPVHKIFVIILAAPIILIALIFSLNPPLAYDSGLYHIQSIKWIEEYSAVPGLAHIHGRIGFNPNVFTVFALTSLMNIFNQEIFSVNFTIYSVLVLHYISKIREILKQEGFTNLFLLNLIVFVAILDQITDVSSPTPDLISIVFPLYILTNLPRNTSINADLNLKDYIPTIILSTYTISVKLATIPLFLLVLILIVNFRKERGKLFWISSSVTLILLPWLIRNLILTGYLIYPFPSLDLFNFDWKLPIGEVISEKSAITGWARNPGEGYYEASQMNLQEWFPIWWKKITTFYRFLFSAAICFPLFAFILNFFKKIKLDFQTSVILFVSWVGVMFWICIAPDLRFGRAFLTIAAISPLFYLNFKIDFLWIRVPKYLSKGIVVLFLILTFSLLMKGKVYARSKRFIAENYTLLLLPRKIEVPQNLEFKIIKIKHLEFFIPVEGDRCFDHKIPCMPYTDYSFTLRGFTLQSGFKSVRN from the coding sequence ATGCTCGCCATTTTAATTTCCAGCACATTATCTTTGTATTTATTTATATCTTTTGGAACCGTAGTCGAAAAAATTACGAAAATAAAAATTCAATTTACCGATAGAATTTTTATTGGTCTCGCCGTAACAAACACATTCGTGTCTTTTTTATCGTTATTCTTTCCGATTTCCGGATCGGTATTGCTTATTTTTTTGGTATTCGGTTCTATCATCTTATATTTTTCAAAGGAAAGATTAAAGTCGCCGACAAACGGTCCAGTTCATAAAATTTTCGTAATTATTCTTGCAGCTCCTATTATCTTGATCGCATTAATTTTCTCCCTAAATCCCCCTTTAGCGTATGATTCAGGACTCTATCACATTCAGTCTATAAAATGGATCGAAGAATATTCCGCCGTGCCGGGCCTTGCCCATATTCATGGGCGAATTGGTTTTAATCCGAATGTATTTACGGTTTTTGCGCTTACTTCCTTAATGAATATTTTTAATCAGGAAATATTCTCCGTTAACTTCACTATTTATTCAGTATTAGTATTACATTATATATCTAAGATTCGTGAAATTTTGAAACAAGAAGGATTTACGAACTTATTCCTCCTAAATCTAATCGTATTCGTCGCAATCTTGGATCAGATTACCGATGTTTCATCACCAACTCCTGATCTTATTTCAATAGTATTTCCTTTATATATTTTGACGAACCTGCCGCGAAATACGAGCATCAACGCAGATTTGAATTTGAAAGATTACATTCCGACTATTATCTTATCCACGTATACAATCAGTGTTAAACTGGCAACGATTCCTCTTTTTTTATTGGTTCTCATTTTGATCGTCAATTTTAGAAAAGAAAGAGGTAAGTTATTTTGGATATCATCGAGCGTAACTTTAATTCTTTTACCTTGGCTGATTCGCAATTTGATATTAACTGGTTATTTGATTTATCCCTTTCCATCGCTCGACCTTTTCAATTTTGACTGGAAGCTTCCCATAGGGGAAGTGATTTCAGAAAAATCAGCAATAACGGGTTGGGCGAGAAATCCAGGAGAGGGGTATTATGAAGCTTCTCAAATGAATTTACAAGAATGGTTTCCAATTTGGTGGAAAAAGATAACTACATTCTATCGATTTCTTTTTTCTGCGGCGATTTGTTTTCCTTTGTTTGCCTTCATTCTTAATTTTTTCAAAAAAATAAAATTAGATTTTCAGACTTCTGTAATTCTTTTTGTTTCTTGGGTTGGTGTGATGTTTTGGATTTGCATAGCTCCCGATTTAAGATTTGGAAGAGCATTTCTTACCATCGCAGCCATTTCACCTCTCTTTTATTTAAACTTTAAGATCGATTTTCTTTGGATACGTGTACCGAAATACTTATCAAAAGGTATTGTGGTTTTATTCTTAATTTTAACTTTCAGTTTGCTAATGAAGGGAAAAGTTTATGCTCGATCTAAGCGATTCATTGCAGAAAATTATACTCTTCTGCTTCTTCCTAGAAAAATCGAAGTTCCTCAGAATTTGGAATTCAAAATAATTAAAATCAAGCATTTAGAATTTTTCATCCCTGTAGAAGGAGATCGATGTTTCGATCATAAGATTCCATGTATGCCCTATACTGATTATTCTTTTACTTTAAGGGGTTTTACTCTACAATCAGGATTTAAGAGTGTTCGAAATTGA
- the loa22 gene encoding OmpA family outer membrane lipoprotein Loa22, with product MVKKILNLILLGAIAFSFTLCSSAEKKEESAAPEPSQQEQGAAANRSVDANSPEAIADSLNEKLKEFRYPDGLTRPGFSYKKADVNAGDFSEWSKVNAPVIKEGLGKLPDSYALEITGHTDAIGPEQAEGDKKGNIFYSELRANAVKQALIKQGIPANRIVTKGAGSSEPVSGLDAKDAKNRRVTFRFATSAPQQ from the coding sequence ATGGTCAAAAAGATTTTGAATCTGATTCTGCTCGGTGCAATTGCATTTTCATTCACTCTTTGCTCCTCCGCTGAAAAAAAAGAGGAATCTGCCGCTCCTGAGCCGTCTCAACAAGAGCAAGGCGCAGCAGCCAACAGAAGCGTTGATGCTAATTCTCCGGAAGCAATCGCAGACTCTCTGAACGAAAAACTGAAAGAATTCAGATATCCGGACGGTTTAACTCGTCCAGGGTTCAGCTACAAAAAAGCGGACGTGAACGCGGGAGATTTCAGCGAGTGGTCTAAAGTAAATGCTCCAGTGATCAAAGAAGGTCTTGGAAAACTTCCTGACAGCTACGCTCTCGAAATCACAGGACACACCGATGCGATCGGTCCTGAACAAGCTGAAGGAGACAAAAAAGGAAATATCTTTTACTCCGAACTTCGCGCAAACGCAGTTAAACAAGCTCTGATTAAACAAGGAATTCCTGCAAACCGTATCGTTACAAAAGGCGCCGGTTCTTCCGAGCCTGTTTCCGGTTTGGATGCAAAAGACGCTAAAAACAGAAGAGTTACCTTCCGTTTCGCGACTTCCGCTCCACAACAGTAA
- a CDS encoding RluA family pseudouridine synthase, producing the protein MNLELKAEVAEEFSGNRLDRFLKFSFGDEVSRASIQKWIESGYVRNQDQKIHDKSSWKVKTGEQYFLSIPPRPPLNLEPIPMALPVILERENFLIIHKPPGIASHSGPGDRSPSLVNGLLYHFKELSKAGGEARPGIVHRLDKPTEGLILIAKNDRAHGKLSELFRKREIEKKYYAWVQGHPPEEEGTIDLPIARHPVERLKMTISPKGRRSITHYKVLKYINSRSGRKFSFVDIGLETGRTHQIRIHFQSQRCPIVGDLLYSRSGSQYESYGLQLISYRLKFKDPFTGEKIEADLPLTERFLRFEKNAPLF; encoded by the coding sequence ATGAACTTAGAACTAAAAGCAGAGGTCGCGGAAGAATTCTCAGGAAATCGATTGGATCGGTTCCTGAAATTTTCTTTTGGGGACGAAGTATCCCGTGCATCCATCCAAAAATGGATCGAGTCCGGCTATGTCCGCAATCAAGATCAAAAAATTCACGATAAAAGTTCCTGGAAGGTCAAAACCGGCGAACAGTATTTCCTATCCATTCCTCCAAGACCTCCTCTCAACCTCGAACCCATCCCGATGGCGTTGCCCGTAATTTTAGAAAGGGAGAATTTTCTCATCATTCATAAACCTCCGGGAATCGCGAGTCACAGCGGGCCGGGAGATCGTTCTCCTAGTTTGGTAAACGGACTGCTCTATCACTTTAAGGAATTGTCCAAGGCAGGAGGAGAAGCGCGTCCTGGGATCGTACACCGTTTGGACAAGCCTACGGAAGGATTGATTCTTATCGCAAAAAACGATCGGGCCCACGGAAAACTTTCCGAGCTTTTCCGAAAGAGAGAAATCGAAAAGAAATACTATGCTTGGGTCCAAGGACATCCTCCGGAAGAAGAGGGAACCATAGACCTTCCGATCGCAAGACATCCGGTCGAGCGGTTGAAGATGACGATTTCTCCCAAAGGAAGAAGGTCGATAACTCATTACAAAGTTCTAAAATACATCAATTCGCGTTCGGGAAGAAAATTCAGTTTCGTGGATATCGGATTGGAGACCGGACGTACGCACCAGATTCGGATTCACTTTCAAAGTCAAAGATGTCCGATCGTCGGGGACTTGTTGTACTCAAGATCGGGTTCTCAGTACGAATCCTACGGATTGCAGCTTATCTCCTATCGTCTCAAATTCAAAGATCCGTTTACGGGAGAAAAGATCGAAGCCGATCTGCCCTTGACCGAACGGTTTCTCAGGTTTGAGAAGAATGCTCCGCTATTCTAA
- a CDS encoding carbon-nitrogen family hydrolase, with protein sequence MKPGELNVALVQCDLSWENQDANYEHVRKLIHSTLENNKNENPDLILLPETFATGFTMRSKRIAEPNEGPTETFLKEIAESTNSYVCAGWIQKNPEGKPFNTVSVVGPSGEIVLRYSKIHPFTFGGEDRHYSSGSEIVSYDLNSFRITPFICYDIRFPEIFRRVAGDTDIFTVHANWPIPRIHHWELILKTRAIENQAYVFGVNRIGIAGYNKSVHHNGHSLAISPNGEFTDAGEEVETILFYKAQKKTILDYREHFPVLPDRKDQSKIRFRIAEHSSQT encoded by the coding sequence TTGAAGCCAGGTGAACTCAACGTCGCTCTTGTACAATGCGATCTTTCTTGGGAAAACCAAGACGCGAACTACGAACACGTACGAAAGCTGATCCATTCTACGCTTGAAAATAATAAAAATGAAAATCCGGATTTGATTCTTCTTCCTGAAACGTTCGCGACCGGATTTACGATGAGATCGAAAAGAATCGCGGAACCGAACGAGGGACCCACCGAGACGTTTTTAAAAGAAATCGCCGAGTCTACCAATTCCTATGTCTGCGCGGGCTGGATTCAAAAGAATCCAGAAGGTAAACCGTTCAACACGGTCAGCGTGGTCGGTCCAAGCGGAGAAATCGTATTACGTTATTCTAAAATTCATCCGTTTACGTTCGGAGGAGAAGATCGTCACTACAGCTCAGGTTCCGAAATCGTAAGCTACGACCTGAACAGTTTCAGAATCACTCCGTTTATCTGTTATGACATTCGTTTCCCGGAAATCTTCCGCAGGGTCGCCGGAGATACGGACATTTTTACCGTTCACGCAAATTGGCCGATTCCTAGAATTCACCATTGGGAATTGATTTTGAAAACGAGAGCGATCGAAAACCAGGCCTACGTTTTCGGCGTGAATCGAATCGGAATCGCGGGTTACAACAAAAGCGTTCATCACAACGGTCATTCTCTCGCAATTTCGCCTAACGGAGAATTTACCGATGCAGGGGAAGAAGTCGAAACGATTCTTTTTTACAAGGCTCAAAAGAAAACGATTCTAGATTACAGAGAACATTTCCCGGTATTACCGGACCGAAAGGATCAAAGCAAAATTCGATTTAGAATAGCGGAGCATTCTTCTCAAACCTGA
- a CDS encoding SDR family oxidoreductase — protein MKTEKPPNGSLAIVTGSSKGIGKSICEFLIDKSYRVVGIARTEPDSSLLKESKLYRHLTLDLSDTKKIEFELLNVLKEEPPLKILVNNAGLGNFSPHEEIPFRELEEMLLVNFVSPILITKLLLRDLKKNQGWIFQIHSIAAMKESVRGAAYAGTKAGLRHFGLNLFEEIRKAGVKLISINPDIADTDFYDRLDFEKDEDPNSYLNVSEILSAFEYTLSGPENLGFTEITIRPKFHKVAKKPFIRKNENRSL, from the coding sequence ATGAAAACCGAAAAACCGCCAAACGGCTCTTTGGCGATCGTAACCGGTTCTTCCAAAGGAATCGGAAAATCGATCTGCGAATTTCTAATCGATAAAAGTTACAGAGTCGTCGGAATCGCGAGAACGGAACCCGACTCTTCCCTTTTGAAAGAATCGAAGCTTTATCGTCATTTGACGCTGGATCTTTCCGATACAAAAAAAATCGAATTCGAATTATTGAATGTTTTAAAAGAGGAACCGCCTCTGAAAATTCTGGTGAACAACGCTGGTCTGGGAAACTTCTCTCCCCACGAAGAGATTCCGTTTCGGGAATTGGAGGAGATGCTCCTCGTAAATTTCGTTTCCCCGATTTTGATCACCAAACTGCTCTTACGCGACTTAAAAAAAAATCAAGGATGGATTTTTCAGATCCATTCCATCGCCGCGATGAAAGAATCCGTGCGCGGCGCCGCCTACGCCGGAACCAAGGCCGGGCTTCGTCATTTCGGATTAAATTTATTCGAGGAAATCCGCAAGGCGGGAGTCAAATTGATCAGCATCAATCCGGATATTGCGGACACGGATTTTTACGATCGTTTGGACTTCGAGAAGGACGAAGATCCGAATTCTTACTTGAACGTTTCGGAAATTCTGAGTGCGTTCGAATATACGCTTTCGGGCCCGGAAAATTTAGGTTTTACGGAAATCACGATTCGTCCTAAGTTTCATAAGGTTGCCAAGAAACCGTTTATTCGGAAGAATGAAAATAGGTCTTTGTAG
- a CDS encoding SPL family radical SAM protein, whose protein sequence is MRSENFISSKRFSHIYVEESAKNHRRTSEILSKFPDSNVILIDSYKEVFNPSAQNFQAQKRSPKLILAKRKEQFLYSGSGVAPDFGYQFFYYNALVLNCLYNCSYCYLQGMYSSANLVVFVNNEEYIQETKEQLKLSKPLYLCISYDTDLLALENTLGYCKEWIAFAETEPNLIVEIRTKSANFKSIADLKPSPNVILAWTLSPDFVVAEHEPLTPRLSSRLKNIKEALNAGWQVRLCLDPILNVPHWREIYPDFVRKIFAEIPGEKLREVSLGVFRMNSDYFKNSKKRRPDSYLFYLPMDNHAGVKSYPEELEREMFSIVEKELESFVVREKIHRLVASEMESK, encoded by the coding sequence ATGCGCTCCGAAAATTTTATCAGTTCTAAACGATTCTCTCATATCTATGTGGAAGAATCCGCAAAGAATCACCGGAGGACGTCGGAAATTCTTTCCAAGTTTCCCGATTCGAACGTGATCCTCATCGATTCTTACAAAGAAGTGTTCAACCCTTCCGCACAGAATTTTCAGGCCCAAAAAAGAAGTCCGAAACTGATTCTGGCAAAACGCAAGGAACAGTTTTTATATTCCGGATCGGGAGTGGCGCCGGACTTCGGTTATCAATTCTTTTATTACAACGCGCTCGTGTTGAATTGTCTTTATAACTGTTCCTATTGTTATCTTCAGGGAATGTATTCTTCCGCGAATTTAGTCGTCTTCGTAAACAACGAGGAATACATACAAGAAACGAAGGAACAGCTCAAACTTTCCAAACCGTTGTATCTCTGTATTTCGTACGATACCGATCTATTAGCGCTCGAAAACACATTAGGATATTGTAAAGAATGGATTGCGTTCGCAGAAACGGAACCGAATCTGATCGTGGAAATCCGAACCAAAAGCGCCAACTTCAAATCCATCGCCGATCTAAAACCTTCTCCCAACGTCATTCTTGCTTGGACGCTTTCCCCGGATTTTGTCGTCGCCGAACACGAACCATTGACTCCGAGACTTTCGTCCCGTCTGAAAAATATCAAAGAAGCGTTGAATGCTGGCTGGCAAGTGAGACTTTGTCTGGACCCGATCTTAAACGTTCCCCATTGGCGCGAAATCTATCCTGATTTCGTTCGAAAGATCTTTGCGGAAATCCCCGGAGAGAAACTGAGAGAAGTCAGTTTGGGCGTATTTCGGATGAACTCGGATTACTTTAAGAATTCTAAAAAGAGAAGACCGGATTCTTATCTATTCTATCTTCCGATGGATAATCACGCCGGAGTAAAATCCTATCCGGAAGAATTGGAAAGGGAAATGTTTTCGATCGTCGAAAAAGAATTGGAATCCTTTGTTGTTCGGGAAAAAATTCACAGACTGGTTGCAAGCGAGATGGAATCGAAATGA